The Candidatus Goldiibacteriota bacterium nucleotide sequence TCGGCAATATTATCTGTTGTGTTCAAAGTATACAGCCACAGGTTTGAATACATATTTGGCCACTGCCCAACCAGAAACCTGTCAGGTTTCGTGGCGCTTCCGGTTGACAGCCCGCCTTCAGCCTTTAATTGAGGATCATCATAACGGTCAACGGTCTGCCACGCTTCGGGCACAGCCGCGCCAATCCATTCCCTTTCTTTTTGTATCCGCCCCGCGCCCTGAACAAAAATTGGCGAATTATCCTGCATACCAAGTTTAACATCAAGCATTACCCTTAAACCCACGCTTGCGTTTACGGTATTAAGGTTTTCTATTACATATTTTACCTCTAAAGTATCAGGTACGCCGCTGCCCCTTGGATTATCAACAAGCGAAAGGGCCTGCGTAATCTGAATGTTGCTTATTTTCCATACCGTCGTATTTACTGAATTGCCGGAACTGTCAGAAGGGCCTGATATATACTCGCCGCCATAACCAAAAGCAGCTGTTCCGCCATTAGGATAATCAATTTTTATTGTGGTAAATGAACTCCACGGAGCTGCGGGAAAGCCGTATAAAAGGACGTAGCCTTCCGCTGTCCCGGCGGTAAACCTGCCTTTTAAATTACGAAGAGAGTCATGAGAGTACACGGTATCTTCGTATGCTGTCATTGTGGCTGTGCGCGCGTCAATATACGCGTTGGAAATGGCATATACAGGGGTGTATAAACAAAGCATGGCTGCCAGCAAAACAATAATTTTATTCACTTTACCCCCGTTAAAAGACTCTTTATTTTCTTTACAAAAAACAGCCTAAACAAAATATCAGGCGGACAGCATAAGCACGATGACAGCAACGGTATTAAAACAAAGAGCCGGACAGCGTAAATGCGATGGCAACGCCCGCATTTAAGCAGCTGTCCCTACAAAACCTTTTATTCTAAGAATAATCCGCGTTTTCCCTTACATAGTCATAGGTTAAATCAGACGCAAGAATATAATGTTTTTCATTTCCCTGCTTAAAGTCTATTAAAAGGTGTATCTTGTCCTGCTTTAAAACTTTTTTAAGCGCGTCTCCGGTTATCAATTTCCCTTTCTCAACAGCCCTGTATCCGCCGATATCTATTGATATGGCGTTTAAATCCACATTCACGCCGGTCTGGCCTATGGCTGACAGTATGCGGCCCATATTAAGCGATTCGCCGAAAAACGCGCACTTTACAAGCTGGGAGTTCGCAATACGCAGGGCTGCTTTTTTTGCCGCGGCTTTTGTCTTTGAATTTATAATCTCCACTTTTACAACTTTAGTTGCGCCTTCACCGTCAGAAACCATATCTTCGGCAATGCCGTAAAAAGCGTCTGAAACAGCTTTTTTAAAGGCAGCATAATCTTTATTTTTTGATGTGATTTTATTATTCCCTGCCCGGCCGTTGGCAAGGCACATAACAGTATCATTGGGGCTCATATCGCCGTCCACTGTTATCCTGTTGAAAGAGTATTCAAGCGCCTCTTTAGCGGCTTCCCTTAATAATTTCTTATCTATTATTA carries:
- the argJ gene encoding bifunctional glutamate N-acetyltransferase/amino-acid acetyltransferase ArgJ; amino-acid sequence: MEKKYVLPKGFKSAGIQGQIKPGKIDTGLIFSEEPCDCTAFFTKNKLKSAHILLDQKRVNNKISVVYANSGNANAFTGQQGIDNIIKIGKVVAKTLNVAENSVLFAATGIIGKQLPVDVMLKNAPAVCNALSAKDDNYPKAIMTTDKFRKVRSTKIKMGNKTVTVSAVGKGAGMISPDMATLLVFLMTDVIIDKKLLREAAKEALEYSFNRITVDGDMSPNDTVMCLANGRAGNNKITSKNKDYAAFKKAVSDAFYGIAEDMVSDGEGATKVVKVEIINSKTKAAAKKAALRIANSQLVKCAFFGESLNMGRILSAIGQTGVNVDLNAISIDIGGYRAVEKGKLITGDALKKVLKQDKIHLLIDFKQGNEKHYILASDLTYDYVRENADYS